The Waddliaceae bacterium DNA window AATTTTTTGTTTGTCAAAAGAGCTGCTAGCAATTAATTATTGCTCTATTCTATACTTCTCATTAAAACAATAACATTCTAACTGCTAAAGCGTTATATGAAAAATAAAACAGACACAGCGCCTCGCCATCACACTCTTCCTCCATGGCTACGGCGCCCTCTTCCTTCGTGCGGTGCTATTTCGTCAACGCGTTCCGTCTTAGAAAAGCATCGTCTTAATACTGTTTGCGAAGAAGCACAGTGTCCAAATCGCCTTGAGTGTTTCTCTCTAAAGACAGCGACTTTTATCGCTATGGGCAAGGAATGTACGCGCTGCTGCTCTTTCTGTGACGTCGGTTTTTCTACAAAGCCTCTGCCTTTAGACCCTTGCGAGCCGAAAAGTCTTGCTTCTGCTATTTATGACCTTTCTCTTCGCCATGTCGTCATCACCATGGTAACGCGCGACGACCTCGATGACGGCGGTGCCAGACACCTCGCCGATATCATCAGTGCCATTCGTCTCCGCAACCCAAAAACCACCATTGAAGTATTAACGTCAGACTTTTGTTACAACACCGACGCTCTCGATATCGTCATCGCTGCTGATCCTGACGTCTTCAACCACAACATCGAGACTGTCGAGGCACTTACTTCTAAAATCCGCCATAATGCTTCATACTCGCGGTCTCTAGATGTCTTGCGTTATGTAAAGAAAATGTCGCCAACAACGACGTTAAAATCCGGTATGATGGTAGGCTTTGGCGAGAGTGCCGACGACATAGAAAAAACTATCCGCGACCTTCACGATGTCGGCTGCGATATAGTCACTATCGGCCAATATCTACAGCCTAGCGATAAGGCAGTACCCGTCGTTGAATTTGTTACGCCAGAACAGTTCAGTTTATATGAATGTTATGGTAAAGATCTTGGCGTGAAACATATGTTCTGCGGCCCTTTTGTAAGGTCGAGTTATCACGCGAAAAATTTTATAAAAAAACAATAAGGTTATCACTATGAAAAACGAAAAAACACCCTTCAAAGACATCCTCGACGATGTTTCTCGTGAGATGTCAAAAAACCATGACGCCGCCATCGACTCCGACGATGCTATATCTGAAGACCTTCCTGTTATCGATATCCTCGACCATGAAATTCTTATGCACCGCGACGCACATTTCGGTGGGAAATTTGACTTCATGCTCGACTATTATCGTCGTGGTGGTAAAGGGGTGTATAATGAATTCGAGGTGTCACGCATCGAAGAGCTCGCCATCATAGAGAAAGACATCGACAAAGACCTTGCAGCCCTCGTCCTTCTTGGCGTCGAAGCCGAAGAAATCTCCCGCGCCAAAAGCGTCTACTCCAAACTTCGTGAACTCTATGAAGGTAAAAACCATTCGACACCATGCCCTAGGCTTATCGCCGATATGATCCTTTCCGAGGAAGAAGACGCGATAAAAGAAACCGAGGCTGTCATTGCAGAAGGTTCTGGTATAGTATCCCCTCTAATCGATCTATTATGCGCCGATGAATTTTACAGCCCTCTTTTTCCAGGATATGGCTTAGCGCCAGCATTAGCAGCACAATGTCTTGGGAAGATCGGTGACGAAAAAGCTATAATCCCTCTGTTCGAAGCTTTGAGCAAAGTGAATTTCTTTATAGAAGACGCTGTTCTCACAGCGCTAGAAAATATCGGCGTTCCAGCGAAAGAGTTTCTCCTCAACGCTGTAAAGGCTATGCCAATATCTAGCGACAATGAACGCGCTGCCATGGCTTTGACCTATTTTAAAGATGATTCTGAGGTGTCAAAGGTATGTTTTGAGATGCTAAAAAATATCGACATAGAAAAACATCCTATGCTTGCGATGTACCTCGTCCTGACATGTGAATCTCTCGACGACAAAAAATGTCGCCAAGAGTTCATCGATATGTCCACGAAAGTTTTAGAGCCTCTACGCCATGACATGTCTATGATATGCCGACGTTGGCAAAAGTAAAGCCGCTATACATAAAAATTGCTGCGTATAGGACGCCTACAACAATTTTTTATACGCTAGCTCCGGGATATTCTGCAGTTTCTTCTTTGGAATATGCAGCGTCTGTCTTCTCAGAAAATACCGGTGCTCTTCCTATGCTGAAGCAGTCGAAGCCTTTATCCGCAAGGTCTTCAGGGCTGTGCTGATTGCGTCCGTCGAAGAAGGCGTTGCCCTTCATAACATCTCGGACCTCTTTGAAGTCTAAAAATCTGAACTGCTTCCACTCTGTCACTAGAGCAATAGCATCGGCACCTGTAGCGGCTTCCAGCTCATTTTCGCACCATGTTATGTTAGTATGGTCGTCGAGGTGCTTCTTAACATTCTCCATAGCAACGGGGTCGAAAAGGCGCACGTGTGCGCCGGCATCGCGTAGCTGCCTGATAATCGTCAATGCTGGAGCTTCTCTGATATCATCGGTGTCTGGCTTAAATGCCAAGCCCCAGATTGCTATCGTCTTGCCTTCGAGTCCATTTTTATCAGAAAAATAGTTTTTCATCTTTTTAACAAGGACGCTTTTTTGTTTCTCATTGACATTATCAACGGCATCGAGGATATGCGTGTCGTGACCATGTTCTTTTGATGTGGCACGTAGCGCCCTGATGTCTTTAGGAAAGCATGATCCACCATATCCTATCCCCGGGTATAGAAAATACGGCCCTATGCGTTGATCTCCGCCCATGCCACGACGTACGTTGTTAACGTCAGCGCCAACGAGCTCACACAGCCCTGAAATCTCATTCATAAACGAAACCCTTGTCGCCAGCATGGAATTAGAGGCGTATTTCGTCATCTCTGCAGAAACTATATCCATTATAACCAATCTGTCATGGCTTAGCATAAACGGTGAATACAGCTCTTTCATAAGAGCAGCAACACGAACATTGTCGACGCCAATAACGACCCTGTCGGGCTTCATAAAGTCCGCGACGGCATTCCCTTCTTTTAGGAACTCTGGGTTTGATACGATGTCGAATTCAATGTCGACACCGCGGCGGCTCAGCTCTTCGGCAACGACGTTTTTCACTGCGGCGCCAGTGCCTACAGGAACAGTAGACTTATTGACGATGACAGTATAGTCAGCAATGTTTTCGGCGACCTGCTTTGATGCCTGTTTGACGTACTTAAGGTCTGCCGAGCCGTCTTCGTCTTGTGGTGTTGGCACTGCGAGGAAACACACCAAAGACTGTGGCACGGCCTCTTCATAGCTCGTTGTAAAGCTTAGCCTTCCGCTCTCTACATTGCGCTTGACGCGCTCTTCGAGTCCTGGCTCATATATCGGTATTATACCATTAAGGAGGTCTTCTATTTTCTTTTCATTATTGTCGAGGCATATAACATGGTGTCCCATCTCTGCAAAGCATGTCCCTGTTACGAGTCCGACATATCCTGTTCCAACTATCAATAATTTCATCATTCTTTCTCCTTTTACAATTTATTGCTATCTGCCTTTTGCAGCCGTTCTACAACATCTTTAACTTTTTGTGAATGCCCTCTTTGTGCTATGAGGAGGGCATCATCGGTCTCAACTATTATTATATTATCAAGTCCTATCGTCGCTATTGTCCTCTTACTTCCTATTATAAGGCTGTTTTTAGTGTCGCATGCGATAACATCTCCGATGGCGACGTTGCCATTATCATCTTTATCTTTAAACTCGTAATAGCTGTCATACGACCCTATATCCGACCATGTAATATCGAGTGGAAGAACTAATACATTCTGGGCTTTTTCCATAACAGCATAGTCTATAGAGATCTTTGGCATAGTAGGGAAGTCGCTATACATCTCATCATATGTCTTCTGGCTACGTTCATATATCTCATTACAATGTTTTTTCATCTCTGCAAGCATCGTCGCTGGCGTGAAGATAAACATCCCGGAATTCCAAAGATAGCATCCTTCGGAGAGGTATTTCTCTGCAGTGGCGCTGTCGGGTTTCTCTACGAAAGCATCGACGACATATACGCTGTCGTCGACAGCGTCGCCTTCTTTAATATATCCATATCCCGTCTCTGGATGCGTTGGCTGTATTCCGAAGATGACGATATGGCCTTTTTCTGCGAAGCTGCCCGCACGGATTACTGCTTCAGCAAACCTGTCTTCTGGTTCTATATGATGATCTGACGTTACAACAACAACAGGTTCGTCGTCGTTGCAGTTTCCGCGCTCAACGACATATTTCGTCGCTAGGGCTATAGCGGGGGCGGTGTTGCGCATAATAGGCTCGACGATAACGTTTTCATTAGGGATATCGGCGATGTCACGCATCTGCTCAACAATGATATCTCTATAATCGGAATTGGTAACAACAAAGATACTTTCGGCATCACAGACCTTAAGCTGCCGCTGTATCGTTTTCTGGAACAATGATGGCTGTCCATCTATATGTAAGAATTGTTTTGGGTGGCTTTTCCGTGATAACGGCCATAGTCTCGTGCCACAACCCCCTGCAAGTATTATAGTTTTCATTGTTACCCCTCAATTATTTATCGCGAACGCCTTCTAATATACACCATCAAAGATTTTCATCACACCTCAAATATATCCAGAAGCCTATCAAGATCGTCAAGGTTATAGTAATCTATTGTTATCGCGCCAACGCCACTTTTGTCTTTAATGGAAACCTTCGTTCCGAGAGCATGACAAAGCCTGTTTTCAAGGTCTTCGATATATTGGTCGCTTGATGGTTTTTTCTTCTGCTGTGTTGTCCCTTCTGCCATCTTCGCTGCTAGGACCTCCGTCTGCCGCACCGTAAGCCCTTGTTTTACAATGCTTTCATGGAGCTTCCGTCGCAATACGGCGCTTTCAAGGAATAGTATCGCCTTGGCATGACCCATTGTTATTTCTCGCCTTGCTAAGCTGTCCTGTATTTCCTTCGAAAGCTTTAAAAGACGAAGATAGTTCGATACCGTCGAGCGCTTCTTCCCTATGCGTCCGGCTATTTCTTCTTGGCTAAAATCAAACTCTTCAATGAGGTTTTGTAATGCGCTCGCAACTTCGATGGGGTTGAGGTCTACTCTCTGTATATTCTCAATAAGCGCCGCCTGTGCAGACTGTATGTCTTCCCATTTATGGACGATTACTGGTATCACCATATGTCCCGCCATCTTTGCAGCACGAAGTCGTCGCTCTCCAGCAACAAGTTCATAGGTGTCGGTACCAGCAATACGCCTCACCGCTGGCGGCTGTATCACCCCTATACTTTTTATCGACTCCACAAGTGATGTTATATCGTCATTGCTGTCATGGCGTGGCTGATATGGGTTTACAAGGATCTTTGCAATCTCAACATCGCAATATTCCGCTATCTTTTCATCAGAGCCTTCATCATAAACGCCCGTCTTGGCATCGTTATCGCAATATGTCGTCATTATATCTTGCTTTTGTTAATATTCTTTGATAATATACGCCTTCGCTAAAGGCAAAATAAAGTACTAACACTCTAAAACAAAATGCGGTTTTTATGAAGAAAAAACATCCAAAGACACCAATAACTACATTAGAAACGAAGTCTTCTCCCGAGGAAAAAGCCTCTCCACAAGAGCAATGCCATGATCTTGTCGTAAAACATGGAATGACGGTATTATATACAATACTGGGGATCTCTTTGCTGATCTTTGTAAGCTACCGCTTCTCTTCGGGGCGCAAAGCAAAGGCAACAAACGACTATTATCAAGCGTCTGTCCTCGCTGAAAGACTACAAAACGATGCTAACGATTCCGGTCTTCTCTATAGCCTACAAGATATCATTGCCAAGCATCCTGAGCTCAACGCCAAATACTCCCCCCTCATAACACAGATCCTCCTAGGGCATGATGATATTGATACCGCCCGCGACTTCGCCGCCGAAACCCTTAACACAACGAGCACTTCCTCTAGCAACTTCTACAAACGATACACGGCTACATCGATCCTAATCGCTGAAGAGCGTTTCCACGAAGCTTTGACTGCTGCTATAGACCTCAAAAATGACGCTCTTAACAATGAAGCGTTCTCTCCAGAAAATGACAATTTCTCTTTCGGAGATACACTCTTCGCCTATAACCTTCTGCGTATCGCCATCCTACATCAAACTTTAAATGAAGCCGAAAACGAAAACATCGCATGGGAAGAGTTTAAAAGATATGGCGACTGGGACAATGACGACACCCCAAACACTACATACCAACAGCTGATGAATGGCTTCAGTGAAGGAAATGTCTCCCTTATTGACTATATCGCTATGCGGCAAGAAAAACTAAACAAGCTACTCTAAAATTAGTTTGCTAATTTTCCCGAAAACATGGTACATAGAGAGTATATAGTCTTTCCTTGTGAAAGCTTATATTTCAAAAACCGTGGATCGCATGGGCAAAAAGGAGGTGACATAAGGCGTTATAGCTCGAACCCACATCTTTTGAAATTCTTTTTTGAGAAAATGAAGCTCGTCGTCAAAACAACGTCGAGAATAAAATATTATACAGAGCTCCGTGGTAGATCGCTTGTCGACATGTTTATTAATAATGATGAAAACGAAATATTAAAAAACATTGTCGAGCGGTTGATTTCACGAAGTCCTTTATGGAGGTATTGGATTACTGTTAGAAATCACTCCGCAGGTCTTCACGGATATCGTGACTACCATAAAACACGGTAAATGTTTTCCGGGGACGCTTGGAAAAAATATCACGTTCAGCAGCCCGCTACACAAAGCGGGCTGCTTTTTTTTAAACCCGATCATTATCAACCCAATGCGCTCCCTCTCCTTCACCATATGTCTTTTTGCAGCAGCACATCTGCTTTGATTCTATCCTCGCGAAGGTTTTAACATTCGCTCGTCTTTCATCTTCGCACCTGTACCGCTGCAAAAGCCCTATGGCAAAGGATAGAGAACACATTGGGTTGACAATAAAGATAAAGAAGAAGAAGGTGATACTTTTTAGACACCATAATATCATACACAATGACAGAAAACGAAGCACTAGTACTCCTTAATAATGTCCCTTCGCTTGGGAATGTGGCCATGCGCACCTTAATAAAAGCATTAGGCTCAGCAAGGGCAGTTGTCGATGCCGATACCGCTGAAATTGCTAACGTTAAAGGTATTAACAGCACCCTCGCGGAAAAAATCACGGCAACAAAAGGCGAAGATCGGTGGAAATGTGATTTATCTCTTGTCGATAAACATGGAATACATTTAATCTCTTACCTCGATTCTTGTTATCCACGTCGCTTGCGTGAAATTTCTAATTTCCCTCTTTTGTTATATATAAGGGGAAGCGTCGATGTAATAGGGAAGCAGGGCATTGCTCTTGTTGGCACGCGGAATCCTTCGTCTTATGGTTATCGTGAGGCGTTGCGTTTTTCTCGAGAGCTTTCGTCGTTAAGCTTTTCTATTATCAGTGGTTTGGCATTAGGAATCGACACTGCCGCACACCAAGGAGCTTTAGACAAGGGTTCTACTTGTGCTGTTATAGGTTCTGGGATTTCTTCTCTATATCCACGGGAGAATGAAGGTCTTGCCGATATGATAGTCGATTGTGGCGGTGCTATTATCAGCGAGTTCCCTATGATGGCGACTCCTGAGAGGCATCATTTTCCGTTAAGAAACCGTATTGTCAGCGGTCTTTCTTCGGCGGTGTTGTTGATAGAGGCTCCGTGTAAAAGCGGCGCTATGCTTACTAGCGAAGCGGCTTGTTCACAGGGACGTCCGTTGTTTACAATTCCAGGACGTCTTGATGACGAGAGTTTTCGTGGAAACCATCGGCTTATAAAAAGCGGGCGTGCTCTTTTAGCAGAAGGCGGCGCCGACATTGCAGAATATTTTAGCGATTTATTTCGCGCTTCTGCTATTACAGTATAGGAAAGCGGATAGTTAGTGTTTAAGAATATTAATCAGGGATGTGATACATTATGGGAAAATCTTTAATCATAGTAGAATCTCCGGCGAAGATAAAGACGCTGAAGAAATTTCTAGGTCCGGAGTTTCTTTTTGAGTCTTCGATAGGGCATATCCGTGACCTTCCTGCGAGTGGTTTTGGCATCGACATCGAGAATGATTTCGAGCCACACTATGAAGCCATCCCCGGCAAAGAAGATGTCATCGCTAACTTGTGTAAAGCCGCCAAGCAGTGTGACACAGTATATTTATGTCCTGACCCCGACCGCGAGGGGGAAGCTATAGCCTGGCATATCGCTTCTATCTTACCTAAAGACTGTAATATCAAGCGTATCACTTTCAACGCCATAACACGCAAAGCTGTTGTTGAAGCCTTAGAACACCCTCGTGATATCGACTATCCTCTAGTCAATGCCCAGCAGGCACGTCGTCTTCTTGACAGGATTGTCGGCTATAAAATTTCTCCTATCCTCGCCCGCCGCATCCAGCGCGGGAAAGGGCGTTCTGTTTCGGCAGGACGGGTACAATCTGTAGCATTAAAGCTCGTCGTCGACCGTGAATACGAGATCGAGGCATTCAATCCTATAGAATACTGGAATCTTGGCGCTATCCTCGGCACCGAAGGGACAAACTCTTCCTTCTCTTCGCAGTTATATTCCGTCGACGGAAAGCGCATCGAAAAAGAAGCTTCCGACGAAGAGAAGTTTATCACTATCAGCGATAAAAACGCCGCCGATAAGATCCTCCTTTCCCTTAAAAATTCTCCGTTTAGCGTCGTTTCTATCGCCGAGAAAGAAAAACTACGCAACCCCGTCCCTCCTTTTATAACGTCAACGCTGCAGCAAGAGGCTAGCCGTCACCACGGATTCTCCTCCGCCAAGACCATGGACATTGCCCAGACTTTATACGAAGGAGTAGACCTCGACGAAGAGGGCGTAGAGGGCTTAATAACATATATGAGAACAGATTCCGTACGGATCTCTCCAGAAGCCCTCGATGAAGCACGAGCTTTTATTAAAGAAGAGTTTGGCGATGAATATCTTCCTGAAAAGCCTCGAGAGTTTCCTACAAAGAAGAGTGCACAAGACGCTCACGAAGCAATACGCCCTTCGAATTTATCGCGCCCTCCTGAAAAAGTCAGAGACTTCCTCTCTAAAGACGAATATCACTTATATTCTCTTGTCTGGGAGCGTTTCATAGCATCGCAGATGAACCCCGCCCGTTATAATACTATGGCTGTAACCATATCAGCTGGCGACGACATTATCCTTCGTGCCAATGGTTCGAAGAGGATCTTCCCGGGCTTTCTTATCGTCTATGAAGAGAAGAACGACGGAGACGCTTCTAATAACAAAGACAACGAGCTTCCAAACCTTGTCGAAGGACAGACTCTTTCTCTCGAAGACGTAACCTCTCATCAGGCTTTCACCAAGCCGCCAGCGCGTTTTTCCGAAGCTTCGCTTGTCAAAGAGCTTGAGAAGTCTGGGATAGGAAGACCTTCGACATACGCTGCTATAATGAACAAAATACAAAGCCGCGACTATACTGTTAAGCAAAACAGAAGACTTCTTCCTACCGAGCTTGGGTGTGTCATCGCCGATCTGCTAAATGCAAGCTTCCCTAAGATTATGGACACAGAATTCACTGCCCATATGGAAGACGACCTCGAGCTTGTCGCCGAAGATAAAAAAGAGTGGAAAGCGCTGATAAAAGAGTTCTGGGAAGATTTCATCCCTACCGTCGAGCTCGCAGAAAAAGAAGCCTTTGTCCCCAAGAAAATGACTGAAATCGACTGTCCTAAATGCGGAGACCACAAACTTCAGAAGATCTGGTCTAAGTCGAAATATTTCTTCGGATGTTCGGGATATCCCGACTGCGACTTCACCGCCGGAAGCCTTGAAGAGCTGGAATTCAACAGAGACGACTATGCCGAAGGTTTCGACTGGGAGCAGAAATGTCCTCTTTGTAAAGATCCTATGATCGTAAGGCATGGAAGATTCGGCGCCTTTCTCGGATGCTCGAAATATCCCGACTGCCGCGGTATCATCAACATCCCTAAAGAAGGAGAGGAAGTCATCGACCAAAAAAACATGCCTTCATGTCCTGCTATAGGATGCGATGGCGTTATCGTAGTCAGAAAATCCCGTTTTGGTAAGACGTTCTTCTCATGTTCTAGCTTCCCTGACTGTAATGTAATCGTCAATGACCTCGACGACCTCGAAAGCAAATACGTTGACTATCCCAAGACCCCTTACGAGAAAAAGAGCCGTAAAAAGAAGGGCGCTGCCAAGAAGAAGAAAAAAGGCGCTAAAGGTAAAAAAAGCGCCACTACAAAGAAAAAGCGCCGCGCGCCTTCTGTCACACCTTCTGCGTTGTCTCCAGAGCTTGCCGCCGTCGTTGGCGCCGACGAGATGCCAAGACCTATGGTTATCAAGAAGATTTGGGAGCATATCAAGAGCCACGACCTACAAGACTCCAAGGACAAAAGATCGATAAACCCCGACGACCTTCTTGCTGCCGTCTTCGGAAGCTCAGAGCCGATAAATATGTTCACGATGATAAAAGCTTTAGGTCCTCATATTAAGAAAAAAGGATCGTGAGAGATCACTTATCATTATTTTCTTTATGAATCAAAGACTCGATGAAAGGTGTTATCTTGTCGAAAGCTTTAAATCGGTGTGATACACGGTTTTTTGTGCTCTCGTCGAGTTCCGCAAAAGTTTTGTCATAGTCGTTCTTAAGGAACAAGGGGTCGTAGCCAAAACCACTACCTCCGCGTCCTTCTTCAAGGACAACACCTTCGCAGCGCGCCGTAACAATATGTTTTTTTCCTCCAGGGCCTATCATGGAAATACAACATTCGAAGAACGCTGCGCGTTGTAAGTCGGCATATCCTTCCATCTCTTCGAGCAGCTTATTTCTATTGTCGGCATCAGTAGCGCCTTCACCGGCATACCTTGCAGAGTAAACCCCTGGAGCCCCGTCTAAGGCAGGGACGACGAGTCCAGAGTCGTCAGCGATAACAAACTCCCCTAAATTTTTAGCGGCGTGTTCTGCTTTAATATTAGCGTTCTCTTCGAAGGTTTTTCCTGTCTCTTCAGGAGCGACATATTCCGGGAAATCACGAAGCGATAAAAGTTCAATATCGGGAACGCTTTTGAACATTTCACGATATTCTCTGATCTTATGAAGGTTGTTGCTTGCTATGATACATCTCATGGGTATTACTCCTCAAAAATATTCTTTACTGATACTATATTATATATCTCATCTTTGAAACGAAAAGTTTCTCCCTCTTTATTCCCAATCATTTCTTCTGCGAACCTAGAACGATATGAAAGAACTCCTTTGTCAGGATCTGCTTCCCACGGCCCCAAGATAGTATACGTTATTTTTTTTCCTTGAGAGTCCTCAAGGTCTACCTTAGTGCCTATATCAATACGATCACTAGCAACATCATCGGCAGTAAGGACCCTTGCCTTGTTGAGCTGCTGCGTCAATGTCTTGAGTTCCCCCTGCAGACGCCTTCTTTTTTCAAGGGCAAACTTATATTCTGCGTTTTCTCTAAGGTCGCCAAGAGCCCGTGCTGCTTCTATTTCTCGAGCATTAGACACTGTCTCGACAGTAGCGATGTGTTCTATGCGTTTCTGCATGGCATTGAATCCTTCCTGTGTCGCCCACATGACATCATCGACTTCATCATTACCAGAACCCTCTTTTTTAATGTCGGGGTTTGCAACTTCCGCTAAAGAGCGTAGAATTTTGATGTCGTGCTCACTGAAAGAACGACACTTTGTCACAAGAAGTAAGATCTCGTGAAGATATTCGATATCAGCGCCTGCGAGAGCCTCACGGACGACGATATAACGTTTTGCTGTAATAATAGAATACATCTTTTTTACAAGATCTTTGTATTCCTGACCTTTTTCAGCTTCGTTGAGTACCATCAAAAACCTTTCAAAGAATTTTTTCTGCAAATCTTCATCGTCGAAAAGACGGTCTTCTTTATTTATAACCTTCTGAAAATACCATACGAATGCCCGTGGGTTTTCGATAGAATGGTCCAAAAGAGTCATTATCTTTTCTCGCAACGCCGTAATGTCTTCTTCAGCAGCGAGCTCACCAAAGGCATAGTCCTTAAGAGCGCTCTGCTTAAAAGAAAAAAGAATGTCGAGGAATCTTTCTTTCCAGTCATCACAATTTTTTCTGATGATGACAAGGATGCGTTTCTTCAAAGCAGAAACTTCTATGTCTTGTATAACAGAAGCTACGTCTTTGATGCCGACGACAGAATCGACAAGTTCGTTGTCGCGTTTTTCATCACGGAAAAATTCCTTGAGAAGAAGTCTTGCTTGGAGCTCTGCAACAATGTCTGCTTTGTCATCACTGACAATCTCTTCGAGGGCTTTCTCAATAACTTGTGACGTTTTTTCGTCTTTAAGAACCTCGGGGAAATCTCTCATGAAATTATAGCA harbors:
- the lipA gene encoding lipoyl synthase, with the protein product MKNKTDTAPRHHTLPPWLRRPLPSCGAISSTRSVLEKHRLNTVCEEAQCPNRLECFSLKTATFIAMGKECTRCCSFCDVGFSTKPLPLDPCEPKSLASAIYDLSLRHVVITMVTRDDLDDGGARHLADIISAIRLRNPKTTIEVLTSDFCYNTDALDIVIAADPDVFNHNIETVEALTSKIRHNASYSRSLDVLRYVKKMSPTTTLKSGMMVGFGESADDIEKTIRDLHDVGCDIVTIGQYLQPSDKAVPVVEFVTPEQFSLYECYGKDLGVKHMFCGPFVRSSYHAKNFIKKQ
- a CDS encoding HEAT repeat domain-containing protein, with amino-acid sequence MKNEKTPFKDILDDVSREMSKNHDAAIDSDDAISEDLPVIDILDHEILMHRDAHFGGKFDFMLDYYRRGGKGVYNEFEVSRIEELAIIEKDIDKDLAALVLLGVEAEEISRAKSVYSKLRELYEGKNHSTPCPRLIADMILSEEEDAIKETEAVIAEGSGIVSPLIDLLCADEFYSPLFPGYGLAPALAAQCLGKIGDEKAIIPLFEALSKVNFFIEDAVLTALENIGVPAKEFLLNAVKAMPISSDNERAAMALTYFKDDSEVSKVCFEMLKNIDIEKHPMLAMYLVLTCESLDDKKCRQEFIDMSTKVLEPLRHDMSMICRRWQK
- a CDS encoding UDP-glucose/GDP-mannose dehydrogenase family protein, translated to MKLLIVGTGYVGLVTGTCFAEMGHHVICLDNNEKKIEDLLNGIIPIYEPGLEERVKRNVESGRLSFTTSYEEAVPQSLVCFLAVPTPQDEDGSADLKYVKQASKQVAENIADYTVIVNKSTVPVGTGAAVKNVVAEELSRRGVDIEFDIVSNPEFLKEGNAVADFMKPDRVVIGVDNVRVAALMKELYSPFMLSHDRLVIMDIVSAEMTKYASNSMLATRVSFMNEISGLCELVGADVNNVRRGMGGDQRIGPYFLYPGIGYGGSCFPKDIRALRATSKEHGHDTHILDAVDNVNEKQKSVLVKKMKNYFSDKNGLEGKTIAIWGLAFKPDTDDIREAPALTIIRQLRDAGAHVRLFDPVAMENVKKHLDDHTNITWCENELEAATGADAIALVTEWKQFRFLDFKEVRDVMKGNAFFDGRNQHSPEDLADKGFDCFSIGRAPVFSEKTDAAYSKEETAEYPGASV
- a CDS encoding mannose-1-phosphate guanylyltransferase/mannose-6-phosphate isomerase gives rise to the protein MKTIILAGGCGTRLWPLSRKSHPKQFLHIDGQPSLFQKTIQRQLKVCDAESIFVVTNSDYRDIIVEQMRDIADIPNENVIVEPIMRNTAPAIALATKYVVERGNCNDDEPVVVVTSDHHIEPEDRFAEAVIRAGSFAEKGHIVIFGIQPTHPETGYGYIKEGDAVDDSVYVVDAFVEKPDSATAEKYLSEGCYLWNSGMFIFTPATMLAEMKKHCNEIYERSQKTYDEMYSDFPTMPKISIDYAVMEKAQNVLVLPLDITWSDIGSYDSYYEFKDKDDNGNVAIGDVIACDTKNSLIIGSKRTIATIGLDNIIIVETDDALLIAQRGHSQKVKDVVERLQKADSNKL
- a CDS encoding ParB/RepB/Spo0J family partition protein, which translates into the protein MTTYCDNDAKTGVYDEGSDEKIAEYCDVEIAKILVNPYQPRHDSNDDITSLVESIKSIGVIQPPAVRRIAGTDTYELVAGERRLRAAKMAGHMVIPVIVHKWEDIQSAQAALIENIQRVDLNPIEVASALQNLIEEFDFSQEEIAGRIGKKRSTVSNYLRLLKLSKEIQDSLARREITMGHAKAILFLESAVLRRKLHESIVKQGLTVRQTEVLAAKMAEGTTQQKKKPSSDQYIEDLENRLCHALGTKVSIKDKSGVGAITIDYYNLDDLDRLLDIFEV
- the dprA gene encoding DNA-protecting protein DprA, whose protein sequence is MRTLIKALGSARAVVDADTAEIANVKGINSTLAEKITATKGEDRWKCDLSLVDKHGIHLISYLDSCYPRRLREISNFPLLLYIRGSVDVIGKQGIALVGTRNPSSYGYREALRFSRELSSLSFSIISGLALGIDTAAHQGALDKGSTCAVIGSGISSLYPRENEGLADMIVDCGGAIISEFPMMATPERHHFPLRNRIVSGLSSAVLLIEAPCKSGAMLTSEAACSQGRPLFTIPGRLDDESFRGNHRLIKSGRALLAEGGADIAEYFSDLFRASAITV
- the topA gene encoding type I DNA topoisomerase, with the protein product MGKSLIIVESPAKIKTLKKFLGPEFLFESSIGHIRDLPASGFGIDIENDFEPHYEAIPGKEDVIANLCKAAKQCDTVYLCPDPDREGEAIAWHIASILPKDCNIKRITFNAITRKAVVEALEHPRDIDYPLVNAQQARRLLDRIVGYKISPILARRIQRGKGRSVSAGRVQSVALKLVVDREYEIEAFNPIEYWNLGAILGTEGTNSSFSSQLYSVDGKRIEKEASDEEKFITISDKNAADKILLSLKNSPFSVVSIAEKEKLRNPVPPFITSTLQQEASRHHGFSSAKTMDIAQTLYEGVDLDEEGVEGLITYMRTDSVRISPEALDEARAFIKEEFGDEYLPEKPREFPTKKSAQDAHEAIRPSNLSRPPEKVRDFLSKDEYHLYSLVWERFIASQMNPARYNTMAVTISAGDDIILRANGSKRIFPGFLIVYEEKNDGDASNNKDNELPNLVEGQTLSLEDVTSHQAFTKPPARFSEASLVKELEKSGIGRPSTYAAIMNKIQSRDYTVKQNRRLLPTELGCVIADLLNASFPKIMDTEFTAHMEDDLELVAEDKKEWKALIKEFWEDFIPTVELAEKEAFVPKKMTEIDCPKCGDHKLQKIWSKSKYFFGCSGYPDCDFTAGSLEELEFNRDDYAEGFDWEQKCPLCKDPMIVRHGRFGAFLGCSKYPDCRGIINIPKEGEEVIDQKNMPSCPAIGCDGVIVVRKSRFGKTFFSCSSFPDCNVIVNDLDDLESKYVDYPKTPYEKKSRKKKGAAKKKKKGAKGKKSATTKKKRRAPSVTPSALSPELAAVVGADEMPRPMVIKKIWEHIKSHDLQDSKDKRSINPDDLLAAVFGSSEPINMFTMIKALGPHIKKKGS
- a CDS encoding XTP/dITP diphosphatase, with product MRCIIASNNLHKIREYREMFKSVPDIELLSLRDFPEYVAPEETGKTFEENANIKAEHAAKNLGEFVIADDSGLVVPALDGAPGVYSARYAGEGATDADNRNKLLEEMEGYADLQRAAFFECCISMIGPGGKKHIVTARCEGVVLEEGRGGSGFGYDPLFLKNDYDKTFAELDESTKNRVSHRFKAFDKITPFIESLIHKENNDK